The DNA sequence TAGTCATATACTCAGCAAGCATTTTTTTGCTGTGAGGATGCTTTTCAAGATTTTCATCAGGGTTTAAAACTGTATTCATAAAAAATTCGGGTGTAACTCTTTGCAGAACGTCTCTCTGTGCAGGACCAACATATCTCTCATCAAGTTTATGACAGGATGCACATTTAGATTCAAAAATTTTCTCACCTTCCGAGGCCATGGATTTGTCAATCGGTCCGAGGTTTAATTTTTTCTTAACTGGACCAAAACCGTTTTCAAGTTCCCAATCAGAAAGCCCGGTGGTATTGGATTTGTCAACAGTCTGATTCTGGTTTGAAGTGCTGTTTTCATCTGAATTACCACCACAGGTAGTGACGAGCATCAGTGAGGTAATAATGGTAAGTAGAAATAATAAACTACTTCTGAGGTTTTTTGTTTTGTATCGGAACATTTTTCACTCCTTAAATTTATAATCGGATTTTTTGTCTGATTAAAAATAATAATTATAAAATCATTTGTCAATAGTAAATTTTAATTATTTACGAAAGATTAAATTTTGGAATCAATTGGAAGTTTATCTGGGTCTTTTTTATTTCTTTTTATTCTTTCTTCAAGCCTCTCATCAAAAAGCTTAGCAATTTCTGCACCTAGAATAAAAACGGCAGCTGAATAATAAATCCAGAAGGCAACAACAATTCCAAGAGCATAAGCTCCGTAAATTCTGCTGAAAGTTGTAAACTTTGAAAGATAAATTCCGAAAAGTATTTTGGCTGCTACCCAGAATATTGATGCCCAGACTGCACCAATTGCAACAGATCTCTTATGAATTTTAACAACAGGCATAAATTTGTAAAGCGATGCGAACATTAAAAACATCATAAAGAATGAAAATGATGCAGTAAAAACTCTCTCAAATATTGGTTGATTAAAAATCTGCAGGTAAGGAGTTGATTGTGCAAATGATACAAAAAAGTCTAACATTGGCAGAAGGAGTATAAGCACAAGGAATATCAGCACGATCACGATAATCACTAAAAAGTCACGCAGCTTCCCTAGAAAAATATTTATATCAAGATCTCTTCCATAAACTCTGTTTAATACAGTTCTTAAGCTACTTGCAAATCCACTTGCGGCAAAAAATAACCCGATAATGCCAACCCATCCCGCAATATTTCGGTATTCAATCACTTCCTGGACTCGATCAAATATTATATCTTTAGCAAAATTCGCATATTCGCTGTAAGGTATTATTGTATCAATAAGCGTGTTTATCTGCATTTCAACTTCAACGGAGTTCAAGAATTTTCCAAGGAGCCAGAATATTATTAACGTCATTGGGATGATGCAAACGAAAAGAGAAAATGCTAATCCGCCTGAGAAAAGAAATAAATGGTGGCGATCAGTACGATCGTACAGTCCTCCAAAATAATGTTTTGAAAAACCAACGAACCAATTCCACGCAGGAACTAAATGAAGATAATACCGTAGCTTTCTGAATAATTCATAAACTTTAGAATTCCGTATTTTCTCCAGTAGTTTATTAATCACCGGTCATAATCCGCGGAATTGTGTTGTAATATAATTCTGAAAGTTCAGTAACTGTAATTGAAATATCATCATTGATTTTTAATACCGAACCAGATACTATCCCTGAAATGATGAATGGTTGATTAAATGACTGCAGAACTTTTTCAAATTTATCTTTTTTATCTTTGGCTACGCTCACGATAATTTTGGATTGGGTCTCCGAGAAATATGAAAAATCTTTTCTTGATTTGATCGGGATGTTAACTTCTGCACCAAGCATTTTTTCTTCGTTGATGATGCAGCATTCTGCTAGTGCACAGACAATTCCGCCTTCTGAAACATCGTGAGCTGAATTAATTAATTTCTTTTTAATTAATTCGAGAACTGTATCCTGAAGTTTCTTTTCAGTCTGAAGTTCAATCTGTGGAGAATTTCCTTCGACTTTTTTGTGAATGACTTTGAGATATTCGCTTCCGCCAATTTCTTCTTTGTCCTCACCCAAAACGTAAATCAGGTCACCTTCATTTTTAAAATAAGAAGTTGTTACGTACGAAAGATCTTCGACTAGTCCGAGCATACCAATTGTCGGCGTTGGATAAACAGCACGATCAGGTGATTCATTATAAAAGCTGACGTTACCGCCTGTAACGGGAGTATCAAAGAATCTGCAGGCTTCACCCATTCCAGCAATTGCTTCAGCAAACTGCCAATAGATTTCGGGTTTGTATGGATTTCCGAAGTTTAGGCAATTTGTAATCGCTAGAGGGATTCCACCCGAGCAAACAATATTTCTTGCGGATTCAGCAACTGCAATCTTTGCACCTTCTCTTGGATTTAAATAAACGTATCGTGCATTACAATCTGTTTTCATTGCCAGAGCTTTGTTTGTTCCTTTAATATAAATTACTGCTGAATCACATCCGGGACCGACAATTGTATTTGTTCTTACCATTGAATCATATTGTTCGTAAACCCATTTCTTGGAAGCAATGTTTGGTGAAGAAAAAACTTTCAAAAAAGCTTCCTGAATATCCTTTGGTTGAGGCAGTTCAGAAAAATCAAATTTTCTTTTTTCTTTTATATAAGCTGGCTCTTTTTGTTCTCGAATGTAAACCGGTGCTCCTCCTCCAAGTACTAAATCAAAAGGAGGAAGTTCCGCTTCTAATTTTCCTTTGTAGTTGATAAACAGCTTATCTTCATTAATTACTTCACCGATTATCTCACAGTGCAAATCCCATTTTTCAAAAACTTCTCTAACTCTGTCTTCATAACCTTTCTTCACCACGCACAACATTCTTTCCTGACTTTCGGAAAGCATAATTTCATAAGCACTCATTCCTTCTTCACGTAACGGGACTTTATCAAGATTTATTCTCATCCCGGAGTTTCCTTTTGCACTCATCTCAGTTGTCGAGCAGGAAATTCCAGCTGCGCCCATATCCTGAATTCCAATTAAATATCCTTTGCGAATTATTTCGAGAGAAGCTTCGAGTAAAAGTTTTTCTGTGAAAGGATCACCGACCTGAACAGAAGGTCGTTTCGATTCTGATTTTTCCGAAAGTTCTTCTGATGCAAAAGTGGCTCCGTGAATTCCATCTCTTCCAGTTGATGAACCTACTATCATAACAGGATTTCCTTCACCTTTAGCAACAGCACTTGCGAAAGTATTTGTCTTAACAATTCCAACCGCCATTGCGTTTACTAAAGGGTTGAGCTGATATGATTCATCAAAATAAACTTCCCCGGCAACAGTCGGAACACCAAAGCTGTTTCCGTAATCACCGATACCTTTTACAACTCCGGCAAAAAGATATCGTGTTCGTGCATCATCAAGAGTTCCAAATCGAAGTGAGTTGAGAGAAGCAATTGGTCGTGCGCCCATTGTAAAAATATCTCGCATTATTCCACCGACACCTGTTGCTGCACCTTGATATGGTTCGACGGCAGAAGGATGATTGTGACTTTCAATTTTAAATGCAACTGCAAGTCCATCACCAATATCAACAAGCCCTGCGTTCTCTTCTCCAGCACCAACTAATAATCTTCCTCCGCTTCTTGGAAGAGTTTTTAGTTGAGCAATTGAGTTTTTATAGCTGCAATGCTCACTCCACATTACACTAAAAATTCCAAGCTCTGTGAAGGTTGGAGTTCTGGCGAGTATCTTTAAAATTCTTTCATATTCTTCTTTGTTAAGTCCGTGTTCAATTGCGAGTTCGAGAGTAACTTCTGGCTGTTTCATCAAATATTGATTCTAAAGTTTAAGCGTGAATTTTTAGTTAGGAAATATAATAAAAAGTTTCCCCTCCCTTTATGGGAGGGTTTGTAAAATTTATTTGAGGTTAAGATATTTTTCCCAAATATTAAATAATTGGTACGTCGCGTAAATATCCTTCGAGCAATAAACTGCAATATCTTTTATTCGTCCAGCTTCATAAAGATTTTTTACTTCCATTCCTGATATGTCTTTTGATTTGGGAGATTCAATTCCAAATGACTGGCAATAAAAATCAAGATTAAATTTTCTTGTTGATCCATAAAAAGTAAATTGCTCAAGGAGATCTATGTGCTCATCACCGTATCTGTAACCCATTAAATTTTTTGTAACCTTTACTCTAACCATCGCAGAGCGCATCATTAAAAAAGGGACATCAAAATTTCTTCCATTAAAAGTGATGAATTGGTCAACTCGTTTTGCAACACGCCAGAATGATTCAAGAATTTCTTTTTCAGATAATCCTTTGTATTGAACCTTTCCTCCGCCTGTGGCGGACTCGCTTGTCCACTCTTCTTTCTTTTGGCTTTCGTAATAGACATAAGATTTTTCTTTCTCGACATCATAAATACCGATCACAATACATTTTGAAGTGTATGGATAAAGACTTGTGTAGCGAATTGCATCGTCAATCATCATTTGACGTTTTTCCGGATCGGGTTCTTTATCAGCGTATCTTAGAAGATATTCTCTCTGACTTTCAGAAAGAGTTTCGAAAGGATAAGCGCAAGTTTCTATATCGAACACTATTCTTCGCATTTTGCCTCCTAAAAATTGTGTGAAGAATTTTAACTTAAATCCCGCTCAGTTGGGATTCGCAATGACAAGATAGTATTAATCTCTCAAAATTTTTACTAATGGTTCAAAAGATTTAACTTTTTCTATGAAATGATCTGGCAATGACGTTGATTTTCTACTTTTGGGATCGACAAAAACTACAACACCTTTTCCGTCAACTATTAGTTCACCCGTTTTCTGTTTTACAATTAAATGATCGTAACCAAAAGAAGAATTTTTTATGTATGAGATTCTTGAATAAACTTCCAAGACATCATCGTAATAGGCATGGCTTCGGTAATTAATTTCATTTCTAACCATAAAAAATATTTTTCCATCTGAGAAAATTCCTTTTTCAGGCATTAACCCGGCAGCTTTTATGTATTCAAGTCTGGCTGTTTCAAAAAAATTAATGTAGACAGCATTGTTGCAAACACCGAGCATATCGACTTCGTGAAATCTTACTGTTACTGTGTATTTGTGTTTGAAGTCGTATGGAGTTAAAGATTTCTCAGTCATAATAGTTCTTTTTGTTAACATAGAAATTGATTTATTGTTTCATTGTTATATTGTTAAAAATATTCGCGCCTCAACAATAAAGCAATAATAACAATGCAACAATTATTTAAAAATATTATCGAGAATATCGGCAGCCTTTTCAATATCATTATCAGTAACATCAAGATGAGTAACTGCTCGCAGTGAATCAATTGTTCCCGGTGTAAGTATCAATCCCATTTCCCGGCATTTTATCAGACCTTCTTTTGGAGTCACCTTCACTGGCTTGAAGAGAAGAATATTTGTTTGGACTGCAGCCATATTTATTTCAAGATTTGGGTTTAGCTTAATTCTTTCAGCCAGATGTTTTGCTCTCCAGTGATCTTCCTTTAATCGTTCTCTATTATTCTGAATAGCATACAAAGCTGCTGCCGCAAGAATTCCAACCTGTCTCATTCCTCCACCCCAGGCTTTTCGTACACGATAGGCTTCCTGAATAAATTCTTTGGAACCAGCAATTGCCGAACCAACAGGTGCACCAAGTCCTTTTGAAAAACAGCAAGATACAGTATCAAAGTGTTGAGCATAATCTTTTGCAGACAATCCGGTTTCGACACAGGCGTTCCAGACTCTTGCTCCATCAAGATGATAGTAAAGTTGATGTTTCCTTGAAAGATTTTTTAGTGCAATAATATTATCAAGTGGCCAGATTGTTCCGCCAGCACGGTTGTGAGTGTTTTCAACTTCAATAACTTTGGTTCGGGGCATATGATAGGCAGTTGTACGAATATAAGGTTCAACCTGATCTGCTCGTAGAATTCCAAGTTCACCATCAAGAGGATAAAGTTGAATACCACTTAATCTTGCTGGAGAAGATGATTCGTAATTAAAGATGTGAGCTTCGCGATCGCAGATAACTTCATCACCGGGCTCGGTTAGAACATTCAGACAAATCTGATTTCCCATTAAGCCGCTTGGAACATATAAAGCTGCTTCTTTTCCAAGAAGTTCAGCAACAAATTCTTCAAGCTTGTTTACTGTTGGATCTTCTTTGAAAACATCATCACCGACTTCAGCTTCGTACATTGCTTTACGCATTTCAGGTGATGGTTTTGTTACTGTATCGCTTCTTAAGTCTATAAATTTCATTTTGCATCTTAATGTCATCCTGAGCCTGTCGAAGGATGACTTTATTGGAAAGTAAGGTGTCACACTTCGACGGGCTCAGTGTGACAGAAGAATTCACATTTTAAATTTTTTCTTCAGCCAAATTAAAATATTCATCCCAAATATCCAGAACGAAAAAACTGAAGAGAGAATTGGCACAATTAAAGGATTTGCTGAATAAAAAGTTTTTTCAGTCTGAACCGGAACTTCTCCAACCAGAGTAGTTTTCACGAACATATCCGTTTCGGATAGAATTTCTCCTTTTGCATTGATGATACAACTTACACCTCCGTTTGCACAACGCACAACTGATCTTCTGTTTTCAACTGCACGGAGTATCGCAAAATCTTTGTGCTGATATGGTCCGCTCGATTTTCCATACCAACTATCGTTTGTGACCACAGTGATTAACTCTGCACCCTTCTGAACAAATGAAGTAACAAAAACAGGATCAACTGATTCATAGCAAACGAGGCCACCAACTTTAACTGTATCAAGTTCATCATTGTAAATTGAAAAAATTGTCGTATCCTTTCCAATATTCCATCCGGTAATTCCAACACCCCATTTCAACAAATCACCAAGAAAAGCAAACTGATCAACAAAAGGAACTCTTTCACCAAGCGGGACAAGTTTCATTTTTCCATAGCGTTGAATCTCTCTGGTTCCAGGATTCAATCCAAGCACAGCATTATAAGTTCTATAAAAATAATTTCCTTGTTCAGAGAATTTTGAATCTACTGGAATATTATTTTCATTTAGGTCATAAATTATATCCGGCATTCCTGTAAGAAGTGATACATCATTACTATCGAGGAACTTATAAATTGAATTTTCAACGATAAGAAAAGATCCTCCGAATGCATAAACAGGAAGTGCTGTCTCAGGCCAGAGAATAACCTGTGCTCCTTCATCAACACATTTTTGTGAAAGGCCAAGATATAAATTCAGGAGATCACCAAGATTTCCGGTTGACCATTTATCCCAGGGATTCAAATCAGGCTGAACAATTCCAACTTTAACTTTTTTTTCTGAAATCTTGAAAGATGAAACTTTATAGATACCATATACAACCAGGCAAAGAAAAATTATAACAGCAAAAACCAAAGGTTTAGCATTTAGTTTTTGGTTTTCTTTCCTTTCAAAAAAAGATTTGAATAAAAGAACATTGGTGTAAGCAACAACTAATGACAACCCATTCGTTCCGATTATATCGGCAGCTTGAATAAATAAGTTGAACTTTGCAAGTCCGTGTCCAAGTAAAAGCCAGGGAAATCTTAAATCTGTTAAAGTTAAAAGATATTCAAGTGTTACCCAGAAAATCGGGAAAAGCCAAAGCGCATCAAACTTTGGAAATACTTTTTTTGCCAGGTAAAAAAGCGTAGATGGAATCATCATCACACAGGGATAAACCAGAAGCAACGCAACACCTGATAGCACTAAATAAGGATCGGCTTCAGCTTGCCAACTGCCAACCCAGTAAATTGTGATGAGACTAAAAACCAGGGAAAAGAGAAATGTTGCTTTGCTTATTGAGGCTAGCGAATTTTTTTTTGTAATGACCGTAAAATATGGAATGAGTCCAACAAAAATCAGCAACGTGAACGGAAATGGAAAAGGAGGAAATGAAATTCCGAGTATAATTCCACTTACGATTAACAGAAGCCTTTCTTTTCTCCGCTGTCTTTTTTCTTCTGGAGTTAGATGTATTCTGTATTTTGATAAAAACTTCAAACAGCAGATTTCCTTTTTCTAAAAAATAATCGAACGATAAAAAATAAAATTACAATCGCAGTAACAACGATAACTATGTTACTATAGGTTGTCAGGTATTCATCGACTTTAGCAACATTATCTCCAAAAATAAATCCAAGGTATAACATAATCGCATTCCAGAGTAATGCAGAGATAAAACAAAGAGTGATTGTTCTCTTCGGATCAAGATTGCTAATTCCTGCAAAGAAAGAAATGACCGCTCTCGTGCCGGGCATAAATCGATTTACAACAACAATAAGGTAACCGTACTTTCTAAACCATGCTTCAACTCTGTCAAGTGATTTAACAGGAATATACTTGAATCTACCGGAGTGAATTAATTTTTTATCAACAGTTGCACCGATGTAGAACATAAGAGCAAAACCTAAAATGCTGCCTACTGTCGCAAATGAAAGAGCGAGAAGAAAATTAATTGCTCCCGTACCAACCAGTGAACCGCCGACAACCGTCACAACATCACTTGGTGATGGCGGAAAAACATTTTCAATGAATGCAAAAAAGAAAAGTGTGATGTAAATCCAGAAAGGAGGAAAGGTTGCAATCCTGGTAAGTATATCTTCAAACATTATTTTCTGACTACTGTTGCAACAGCCATTACAGAAATGCCTTCCTCTCTTCCAACAAATCCAAGTTTTTCAGTCGTTGTTGCTTTGATTGAAATTCGGTCAGAGCCAATATCCAGTATCTTTGAAATCTTTTCTTTCATTTTCTGTGTATAAGGTGAAATCTTGGGCAGTTGAAGCATTACCACAACATCGATATTATTAACATAAAATCCCCTGTTACGAATAAGTTCGTGAGCTCTTTTCAGGAAGACGGTGCTGTCTGCATTTTTATAGCGTGGGTCATCATCAGGAAAGTGAGTACCGATATCACCAAGCGAAAGTGAGCCAAGCATTGCGTCGGTAACAGCATGAAGTAGTGCATCAGCATCTGAATGTCCAGCTAATCCTTTGTCGTAAGGGATTTCTATTCCGCCGAGGATAAGTTTACGTCCTCCAGCAAATGCGTGAACATCAAATCCGATTCCGGTTCTTAAATCTATTATCAAAATCTCACCTCAAAGTCTGTGAATTCATTTTTTGGTTCCTGCCAATCTACTTTACACAATTTAACAGAAGCATGTATTGGGCCCACCTTTAACTTATTAATTAATTCATCAACTATTGCTTTTTCTCCTTCAACAACTGTAAGCACTTCACCAGTATAAAGGTTTTGAGTGAAACCTTTCAATCCGAGTTTTTGTGCTTCACGAACTACGAAATACCTGTATCCAACTCCCTGAACCAAGCCGTTAACAATGATTTCCGCACGAACTTCCATTTATAAGAAAAATTCTTTGAGAATTTATTTAAAAATTTAGATAAACTTTGCTTTAGTACAAAGATAAGCGGATTTAGTCCTTTTTATCATACCCAAAACTCTTAAGCAAGTTTTCATCGCTTCGCCATTTTTTTCTAACTTTCACTCGGAGTTCGAGAAAAATTTCACGCTGCAAGAACTCTTCGATTGATTCTCTTGCAACTTGTCCAAGCTTTTTAATCGCTGTTCCAGCGTTACCAATTATTATTGCTTTCTGAGAATCTCTTTCCACAACTATTTCAGCGCTGATAAAATTTTTACCCTCTTCTCTTTCTTTGAATTCAATTATTAAAACTTCACTGCTGTAAGGGACTTCATCGCGATACAGTTCAAGTATCTTTTCGCGGATAATTTCGGAGACAAAGAATCTTTCATTCTCATCTGTCACCTGGTCATCCGGAAAAAGTTTTGGTCCTTCGGGAAGAAAGCGAATGATTTCTTCTTTCACTCTTTGAATATTAAAATAATGAGAGGCTGAGATAGGAATTACTTCTTCAAACATTTTCTGTGTTTCAAAATGTTTGATGAGTTCTTTAACCTTTTCCTGAGTAATCAAATCGACTTTGTTGAGCACAAGAAGTTTTGGTTTCCTTGATCTGGCAACCTGCACATTAACAAATTCCTGTGAGAACAAGTTTTCAGCTAAGGGATCTTCTTTAACATCGCTAATAAGAACAATCACATCCGCATCATCAAGTGAAGATTTTACATCCTCCATCATTTTTTCCTGGAGAAGATAAGAAGGAGAAAGTATTCCCGGTGTATCGAGAAAAATGATCTGGTAATCTTCTTCACTTAAAATTCCGAGAATTCTTTTTCGAGTGGTTTGTGGTTTTGAAGTGATTATCGAAAGTTTCTGTCCGAGCAGTGTGTTGAGTAAGGTTGATTTGCCCGAATTAGGTAAACCAAGAATTGCAACATAACCGGTTTTATCATTCATAAATAAAAAATTAATATTTGTAAGATAAATTACTTTGGACGCGATTTAAATGAAAGGAAGTACGGGGAGGTTTATTATTTGCTGATTGCAGATTTAGTCCGCTTTTGCATTTCAAAAAGAAATAACCTGATATCAGAATGATCAGAGAAAAGATTGATCCGACAATTGACAAACCCGCACCACTAAATAAATTCTGGATGGTTCGCACCAGTCCCTCGCTTAAACCCGATACAGAATCAAAAACAGATTGAGAGTCGCTAGCTGCTGAGGTTGTTGCCGAAATCATAGCTGAAATAGAAAAACCAAAAATTACTAGGCAAAGCAATATGATAAATGTCACGACTGTAGCAATAAAGTACTTTTGCTGTTTTGGAACTGTTGATCTTTTTATAATCTGTTTCATCAACTTTTCAGTAAAGCCAGCGGAAACTTCATCCTCTTTAATTGCGAATAAATTATCATGAACTAACTTCAGTGCATTAAACTTTCTTTGCAACTCTTCTGAATTACGAATACCAGATTTTACCTGTTCAGCTTCTACGCTGCTCAATTCACCGTCAAGATATTTATTTAATATTTCATCTGTAATCTGAATCATTGTAATTCTTTAGCTAGTTTGGTTTTTAAGATTAAATCGCGTAATGCATTTCTTGATCTGTGAAGCATTACTTTCACGTTCGAAACAGTTAATCCCATTACGTCGCTTATCTCATCAATTGTCATTTCATTCAAATAGAACATTGTAATAATTGCTGAATATCTTTCCGGCAATTTACTAATTGTTTTATGAATCAGATGGTTAACATCCTTCTTTTCAATTTCGTCCGAACTATATTCACTTTCGAGATTGAAATGATCCTCAACAGATGTCATTTCGGTTTCTGTTTTTCTTTTTTGAGATGATAACTTCGTCAGTGCTGAATTATAAACTATCCGGTAAAACCAAGTCGAAAATTTTGATTCACCTTTAAAATTCACCAACGAATTATACGCTTTCAAAAAACAATCCTGCAGAACTTCTTCTGCTTCTAATTCATTCTTCAGCATTCTTTTTAACATCGAAAATGCTTTATTCTTGTATCGATTCACTAAAATTGAATAATCGGAACTATTGCCTTTTCTAACCGAATCGATTATTTCCTGATCAGAAAGATTTCTCATTCAATTCTTAGACTAACATATTGTGATTTTAGTTACACTACATTTAATTCTACTAAAAAATATAAGGTGATTCCTTAAAAAGCAAAAAATGAGCAGAAAATCTATATTATTATCCTAATGAAACTGTAACCTGTCAGTTGAAAATATTGTCTCAACAATTAAACAACAGAAAGGATAATAAAATGCAGGAAGAAGTAGTTGCTGTATTTATTCCGATAGTAATGTTTCTAATAATCGGATTAATATCGGTTACAGCTATCTATTACAGATCTAGAGAAAGACAGATGCTTATCGATAAAGGTCTCTCAGCAGAGGATATGAAAAAATTCTTTGAACAGAAGAGAGATCCATTCTGGCTGATGAAAGTCGGAATAATCTGCATATTCTTTGGAATCGGACTTGGTATCGGGTTGATGTCTGGAGCAGAAGAAACGAGAGAAATTGTAACTCCAACTTCAATCTTCATATTCACTGGAATTGGATTTGTGATCGCAAACATTTATGGAAACAAGATGAGGCGTGCATACGATTTAGAAAAAAAGGCTGGCAATTAAAATCGGATGTTAGTTTTGAGTAGCACAGATTGGTAATCTGTGCTACCAAAAATTATTAATGTTCCTGTGCCTCAAGCCATCTTTCTGCATCAAGTGCAGCCATACAGCCAGTACCTGCAGCAGTAACAGCCTGACGATATTTACTGTCACTCACATCTCCGGCTGCAAAAATTCCCTCAATATTTGTGTAAGTTGAACCAGGCTTTACTTTCAGGTAACCTACTTCATCCATATCAAGCTGACCTTTGAAGATTTCAGTATTCGGTTTGTGGCCGATTCCGATAAATAATCCGTCAGCATTATACTCTTCTGTCGAATGATCACGCGTATCTTCCAGGATTACACCGGTCATTCTTTTTATTCCATTCTGCTCAACACCAACAACTTCTTTAATGGTTTTATTTAACATGAATTTAATCTTAGGATTTTTCTGTGCACGGTTAAGCATAATGCTCGATGCTCTGAATCCTTCCCTACGATGAATGATTGTTACTTCTGAAGCATGGTTAGTAAGATAAGTTGCCTCTTCCATCGCAGTATCACCACCGCCTATCACAAGAACTTTCTGATTCTTAAAAAAGAATCCATCACAAGTTGCACATGCAGAGACACCGTAGCCCATATATTTTTTTTCACTTTCAAGTCCGAGTAATTTTGCCGATGCACCGGTTGCTACAATAACCGCATCAGCAGTATAAACTTCATCGTACGATTTTAAAACGAAAGGTCTTTTTGAAAAATCAACTTCTGTAATTTCTTTGTAAATGCTTTCCGCACCGAATCTG is a window from the bacterium genome containing:
- a CDS encoding sigma-70 family RNA polymerase sigma factor encodes the protein MRNLSDQEIIDSVRKGNSSDYSILVNRYKNKAFSMLKRMLKNELEAEEVLQDCFLKAYNSLVNFKGESKFSTWFYRIVYNSALTKLSSQKRKTETEMTSVEDHFNLESEYSSDEIEKKDVNHLIHKTISKLPERYSAIITMFYLNEMTIDEISDVMGLTVSNVKVMLHRSRNALRDLILKTKLAKELQ
- the trxB gene encoding thioredoxin-disulfide reductase, producing MADNHHKIIIIGSGPAGFTAALYNARANLKPVIFEGMQPGGQLTITTEVENYPGYEHGIQGPALMDIMRKQAHRFGAESIYKEITEVDFSKRPFVLKSYDEVYTADAVIVATGASAKLLGLESEKKYMGYGVSACATCDGFFFKNQKVLVIGGGDTAMEEATYLTNHASEVTIIHRREGFRASSIMLNRAQKNPKIKFMLNKTIKEVVGVEQNGIKRMTGVILEDTRDHSTEEYNADGLFIGIGHKPNTEIFKGQLDMDEVGYLKVKPGSTYTNIEGIFAAGDVSDSKYRQAVTAAGTGCMAALDAERWLEAQEH
- a CDS encoding acylphosphatase; its protein translation is MEVRAEIIVNGLVQGVGYRYFVVREAQKLGLKGFTQNLYTGEVLTVVEGEKAIVDELINKLKVGPIHASVKLCKVDWQEPKNEFTDFEVRF
- a CDS encoding 2-C-methyl-D-erythritol 2,4-cyclodiphosphate synthase, which gives rise to MDLRTGIGFDVHAFAGGRKLILGGIEIPYDKGLAGHSDADALLHAVTDAMLGSLSLGDIGTHFPDDDPRYKNADSTVFLKRAHELIRNRGFYVNNIDVVVMLQLPKISPYTQKMKEKISKILDIGSDRISIKATTTEKLGFVGREEGISVMAVATVVRK
- the era gene encoding GTPase Era; the encoded protein is MNDKTGYVAILGLPNSGKSTLLNTLLGQKLSIITSKPQTTRKRILGILSEEDYQIIFLDTPGILSPSYLLQEKMMEDVKSSLDDADVIVLISDVKEDPLAENLFSQEFVNVQVARSRKPKLLVLNKVDLITQEKVKELIKHFETQKMFEEVIPISASHYFNIQRVKEEIIRFLPEGPKLFPDDQVTDENERFFVSEIIREKILELYRDEVPYSSEVLIIEFKEREEGKNFISAEIVVERDSQKAIIIGNAGTAIKKLGQVARESIEEFLQREIFLELRVKVRKKWRSDENLLKSFGYDKKD